From a region of the Basfia succiniciproducens genome:
- the rplU gene encoding 50S ribosomal protein L21 — MYAVFQSGGKQHRVSEGQVVRLEKLEKATGETVEFDSVLMVVNGEDVKIGAPVVTGAKVVAEVVAQGRGDKIKIVKFRRRKHSRKQQGHRQWFTEVKITGIQA, encoded by the coding sequence ATGTACGCAGTTTTCCAAAGTGGCGGTAAACAACACCGTGTAAGCGAAGGTCAAGTTGTTCGTTTAGAGAAACTTGAAAAAGCAACCGGTGAAACGGTTGAATTCGATTCAGTGTTGATGGTCGTTAACGGTGAAGATGTTAAAATTGGTGCACCAGTAGTTACTGGCGCGAAAGTAGTGGCTGAAGTTGTGGCGCAAGGTCGTGGCGATAAAATCAAAATCGTTAAATTCCGTCGTCGTAAACACAGTCGTAAACAGCAAGGTCATCGTCAGTGGTTCACAGAAGTGAAAATCACTGGGATTCAAGCATAA
- a CDS encoding DNA polymerase III subunit psi, which yields MNRRDHLLQELGITQWQLRRPDVLKGAINIAVEEHIRLLVIAECTLSARDFFIQDVLRSAEIKLQDCLFLTFSQAAHLTVQHPVNYWLLSDEQGIIEQTLTFCTLQNSLWQTPDLPRLKLDRRAKQALWKQIQTSL from the coding sequence GTGAATCGACGGGATCATCTTTTACAGGAATTGGGGATTACTCAATGGCAATTACGTCGTCCTGACGTATTGAAAGGGGCGATAAATATCGCCGTGGAAGAACATATTCGCCTGCTGGTTATTGCCGAATGCACATTAAGTGCCCGTGATTTTTTTATTCAAGATGTGCTACGTAGCGCCGAAATCAAGCTACAAGATTGTTTATTTTTGACTTTTTCGCAGGCGGCGCATTTGACGGTGCAGCATCCCGTTAATTATTGGTTATTATCTGATGAACAAGGGATAATCGAGCAAACTTTGACATTTTGTACGTTACAAAATTCTCTTTGGCAAACGCCGGATTTGCCGCGATTAAAGCTGGATCGGCGCGCAAAACAAGCCCTTTGGAAACAAATTCAAACTTCGTTATAA
- the rsmC gene encoding 16S rRNA (guanine(1207)-N(2))-methyltransferase RsmC translates to MISLESQVLERHLPLFADKSVLLAGGVNDDFPQKIQSQCRSVKIWSWYFDYVNQIQGKSAVDFSVIFTGRADLIVYYWTKNKQEVQFQLMQLLANAPVGQEVLIIGENRSGVRSAEKMLAHFGDIGKIDSARRCGLYHFTLQKQPNFELENFWKTYRSPQLGELIVYSLPGVFSANELDVGTQLLLSTVKDNIRGNVLDLGCGAGVIGSMIKLKNPQTKVTMTDIHAMALASAERTMLENKLSGQVLASDVFSHVEGKFDLIISNPPFHDGIDTAYRAVRELISNAKWHLVPGGELRIVANAFLPYPDLLDEYFGGHKVLAQTNKFKVYSVIG, encoded by the coding sequence ATGATTTCTCTTGAAAGCCAGGTGCTGGAACGTCATTTGCCGCTTTTTGCCGATAAAAGCGTTTTATTGGCTGGTGGGGTGAATGACGATTTTCCGCAAAAAATTCAATCTCAATGCCGGTCGGTGAAAATATGGTCATGGTATTTTGATTATGTGAATCAGATTCAGGGAAAAAGTGCGGTGGATTTTTCCGTAATTTTTACAGGAAGGGCCGATTTAATCGTTTATTATTGGACGAAAAATAAGCAGGAAGTGCAGTTCCAGTTAATGCAGTTGCTGGCAAACGCCCCCGTCGGACAGGAAGTGCTGATCATCGGCGAGAACCGAAGCGGTGTGCGGTCGGCGGAAAAAATGCTGGCTCATTTTGGTGATATCGGCAAAATTGACAGCGCTCGCCGATGCGGGTTATATCATTTTACTTTGCAAAAGCAGCCGAACTTTGAGCTTGAAAATTTTTGGAAAACTTACCGCAGTCCGCAATTAGGCGAGTTAATCGTTTATAGTTTGCCGGGCGTATTCAGCGCAAATGAGTTGGATGTCGGCACTCAGCTACTGCTTTCCACAGTAAAGGATAATATTCGCGGGAATGTGCTGGATTTAGGCTGTGGCGCCGGGGTTATCGGCTCTATGATTAAATTGAAAAATCCGCAAACTAAGGTAACTATGACCGATATTCATGCAATGGCGCTTGCTTCGGCGGAGCGAACAATGCTTGAAAACAAGTTGAGCGGGCAGGTTCTGGCAAGCGACGTCTTTTCTCATGTGGAAGGTAAATTTGATTTAATTATTTCCAATCCGCCGTTTCATGACGGTATTGATACCGCTTATCGTGCGGTCCGGGAGTTGATTAGTAATGCAAAATGGCATTTAGTGCCCGGTGGCGAATTGCGTATTGTTGCCAATGCTTTCCTGCCTTATCCCGATTTATTGGATGAGTATTTCGGCGGGCATAAGGTATTGGCGCAAACCAATAAATTCAAAGTTTATTCTGTGATTGGCTAA
- a CDS encoding DMT family transporter has translation MKQQPLLGFLFGLIAACMWSSLPLFVQQVVKVMDIQTSVWYRFVLSAIGVLLLLCFSGKFFTFKRISPKNTLLLLLAIAGLSVNFYLYNLALKYIPPTTSQVLSPLSSFMMLFAGVLIFKEKMARHQKIGLAVLSLGLILFFNERLDDFLQLNTYFKGVVMVIASSFVWVIYAIVQKVLLSHLSSQQILLMIYIGCTLVFFPNADIKQIYQLDGFQLVCLVFSGVNTIIAYGCYAEALDRWEVSKVSAILTQIPIFTLLFSHLAVMIAPNYFVAVELNWISYLGAFCVVSGAMLSALGHKLKMLKERD, from the coding sequence ATGAAACAGCAACCCTTATTAGGTTTTCTATTCGGGCTGATTGCCGCCTGTATGTGGAGTTCATTACCTCTTTTTGTGCAACAGGTAGTGAAGGTTATGGATATTCAAACTTCCGTTTGGTACAGGTTTGTTTTATCTGCGATTGGCGTACTCTTATTGCTTTGTTTTAGCGGCAAATTTTTTACTTTTAAACGGATTTCGCCTAAAAATACTTTGTTACTCCTGCTTGCCATAGCGGGATTATCCGTTAATTTTTATTTGTATAATTTAGCTTTAAAGTATATTCCGCCGACAACCAGCCAAGTACTCAGCCCGTTATCTTCTTTTATGATGTTATTCGCCGGTGTATTGATTTTTAAAGAAAAAATGGCGCGTCATCAAAAGATTGGACTCGCCGTATTATCACTCGGATTAATCTTATTCTTTAATGAGCGTTTAGACGATTTTTTACAGTTGAATACTTATTTTAAAGGTGTGGTGATGGTTATTGCATCAAGTTTTGTTTGGGTGATTTATGCGATAGTACAGAAAGTATTGCTTTCTCATTTAAGTTCTCAACAAATTTTATTGATGATATATATCGGCTGTACTCTTGTTTTCTTCCCAAATGCGGACATCAAGCAAATATATCAATTAGACGGTTTTCAGCTTGTATGTCTTGTTTTTTCCGGTGTGAATACGATCATTGCCTATGGTTGCTATGCCGAAGCGTTAGATCGTTGGGAAGTGTCTAAAGTAAGCGCTATTTTAACCCAAATTCCGATTTTCACTTTATTGTTTTCCCATTTGGCGGTGATGATTGCGCCAAATTATTTTGTGGCGGTCGAACTGAATTGGATTAGCTATTTAGGGGCGTTTTGTGTTGTATCCGGGGCGATGCTATCCGCTCTTGGACATAAGCTGAAAATGTTAAAAGAGAGAGATTAA
- a CDS encoding DMT family transporter: protein MNQQPVLGFIFALITAMAWGSLPIALQHVLTVMGAESIVWYRFFVASLALFLLLAWKKKLPALSQFTSRYWKLSLIGVLGLAGNFFLFNSSLNYIEPAITQIFIHLSSFMMLICGVFVFKEKLGAHQKAGLLILILGLGLFFNDKFDMLFGLNMYSTGILLSVSAAVVWVAYGMAQKLMSRQFTAQQILLIMYTGCVIVLCPFAQFSQIQGLSGFALGCFIYCCLNTLIGYGAYAEALNRWDVSKVSVVVTLVPLFTILFSRILHGLDPAHFAMPHLNTVSYIGAFVVVLGAIISAVGYKLFKYKR, encoded by the coding sequence ATGAATCAACAACCCGTCTTAGGTTTTATTTTTGCCTTAATTACCGCAATGGCATGGGGATCTTTGCCGATTGCATTACAACATGTACTGACGGTGATGGGGGCGGAGAGTATCGTTTGGTATCGATTTTTTGTCGCCTCGCTGGCATTATTTTTATTATTAGCCTGGAAGAAAAAACTGCCGGCTTTATCGCAGTTTACGTCTCGTTATTGGAAATTGTCTCTGATCGGCGTACTAGGTTTGGCGGGCAATTTCTTCTTATTTAATTCTTCATTAAATTATATTGAACCGGCGATAACACAAATTTTTATCCATTTATCTTCATTTATGATGTTGATCTGCGGCGTGTTTGTATTTAAAGAAAAACTTGGCGCTCATCAAAAAGCGGGATTGCTCATCCTGATTTTAGGATTGGGTTTATTCTTTAACGATAAATTTGACATGCTGTTCGGTTTGAATATGTATTCTACCGGAATTCTGTTAAGCGTTAGCGCCGCTGTGGTTTGGGTGGCTTACGGTATGGCCCAAAAACTTATGTCGCGGCAATTTACCGCACAACAGATTTTGCTCATTATGTACACGGGTTGCGTAATTGTATTATGTCCTTTTGCGCAATTTTCGCAGATTCAGGGGTTAAGCGGTTTTGCGTTGGGTTGTTTTATTTATTGTTGTCTAAATACGCTTATCGGTTATGGCGCTTATGCCGAAGCGTTAAATCGTTGGGATGTTTCAAAAGTCAGCGTAGTGGTTACCTTAGTGCCGCTATTTACAATCTTATTTTCCAGAATTTTACATGGGCTGGATCCCGCGCATTTTGCGATGCCCCATTTAAATACTGTTAGTTATATCGGGGCATTTGTTGTAGTATTAGGAGCAATTATCTCAGCGGTGGGATATAAATTATTTAAGTATAAAAGGTAA
- the fabB gene encoding beta-ketoacyl-ACP synthase I, whose translation MKRAVITGFGVISSIGNNKEEVLASLKAGKSGIEIVPSFVEMGMRSHVAGTVKLNPAELIDRKIYRFMGDAAAYAYLSMKEAIEDAGLSEDQVSNERTGLVIGAGIGSAHYQVKAADAARGSRGVKAIGPYAVTKTMSSSVSACLATPFKIKGVNYSISSACATSAHCIGNAFELIQLGKQDIVFAGGAEELSWEGAAQFDAMGAVSTKYNETPEKASRAYDADRDGFVIAGGGAVVVVEELEHALARGAKIYAEIVGYGATSDGYDMVAPSGEGAERCMKQAMANIDTPIDYINVHGTSTPVGDVKELGAIRNVFGEAKPAISSTKSMTGHSLGAAGAHEAIYTLLMLHNDFIAPSINIETLDEQAEGLNIVTETKENAGLQTVMSNSFGFGGTNATLVFKRYAK comes from the coding sequence ATGAAAAGAGCAGTGATTACAGGTTTTGGTGTAATTTCAAGCATCGGTAATAATAAAGAAGAAGTTTTAGCTTCTTTAAAAGCAGGTAAATCAGGAATTGAAATCGTACCGAGTTTTGTAGAAATGGGTATGCGTAGCCATGTCGCCGGAACAGTTAAGTTAAATCCTGCCGAATTAATTGATCGTAAAATTTATCGTTTTATGGGTGATGCCGCCGCTTATGCCTACCTGTCAATGAAAGAAGCTATTGAAGATGCAGGTCTTAGCGAAGATCAGGTTTCTAATGAGCGTACAGGTCTTGTTATCGGTGCCGGTATCGGTTCGGCGCATTATCAGGTGAAAGCGGCCGATGCGGCACGCGGTTCCCGTGGTGTTAAAGCAATTGGTCCTTATGCGGTAACTAAAACCATGTCTTCAAGTGTTTCCGCTTGTTTGGCAACTCCGTTCAAAATTAAAGGCGTTAACTATTCTATCAGTTCCGCTTGTGCAACTTCGGCACATTGTATCGGTAATGCCTTTGAGTTAATTCAATTAGGTAAACAAGATATTGTTTTCGCAGGCGGTGCGGAAGAATTATCCTGGGAAGGAGCGGCACAATTCGATGCAATGGGTGCCGTTTCAACCAAATATAATGAAACCCCGGAAAAAGCGTCTCGCGCTTATGATGCGGATCGTGACGGTTTCGTTATTGCCGGCGGCGGTGCGGTTGTTGTTGTTGAAGAATTAGAACACGCTCTTGCCCGCGGTGCAAAAATTTATGCGGAAATCGTAGGCTACGGCGCGACTTCAGACGGTTACGACATGGTAGCGCCAAGCGGCGAAGGTGCGGAACGTTGCATGAAACAAGCGATGGCGAATATTGATACGCCGATCGACTATATCAACGTTCACGGTACTTCAACACCGGTTGGTGACGTGAAAGAATTAGGCGCAATCAGAAATGTATTTGGTGAAGCCAAACCGGCAATTTCTTCAACAAAATCCATGACAGGTCACTCGTTAGGTGCGGCTGGTGCGCACGAAGCGATTTATACGTTATTAATGTTACACAACGACTTTATCGCCCCAAGCATTAACATCGAAACATTAGACGAGCAGGCCGAAGGTTTAAATATCGTTACCGAAACAAAAGAAAATGCAGGTTTACAAACCGTGATGTCAAACAGCTTTGGTTTCGGCGGTACGAACGCTACATTAGTGTTCAAACGTTACGCTAAATAA
- the cgtA gene encoding Obg family GTPase CgtA translates to MKFIDEALIRIEAGDGGNGCVSFRREKYIPKGGPDGGDGGDGGDVYLIADENLNTLIDYRFEKRFAAERGENGRSSNCTGHRGKDITLRVPVGTRAIDNDTKEIIGDLTKNGAKLLVAKGGYHGLGNTRFKSSVNRAPRQKTMGTPGEKRDLQLELMLLADVGMLGLPNAGKSTFIRAVSAAKPKVADYPFTTLVPSLGVARVDANRSFVVADIPGLIEGASEGAGLGIRFLKHLERCRVLIHLVDIAPIDESDPADNIGIIESELFQYSEKLADKPRWLVFNKIDTISDEEAAERAKDITERLGWEEDYYLISAATGKNIPQLIRDIMDFIEANPREVEEEEKAAEEVKFKWDDYHNEQLSERGFDDEEDWDDDWSEEDDEGVEFIYKP, encoded by the coding sequence ATGAAATTTATTGATGAAGCTTTAATTCGTATTGAAGCTGGTGACGGCGGTAACGGTTGCGTGAGTTTCCGCCGCGAAAAATATATCCCGAAAGGTGGGCCTGACGGCGGCGATGGTGGCGACGGCGGCGACGTTTATTTGATTGCCGATGAAAACCTCAACACCTTGATTGACTATCGTTTTGAAAAACGTTTTGCGGCGGAACGCGGAGAAAACGGGCGCAGTTCAAATTGTACCGGTCATCGCGGTAAAGATATTACGTTGCGCGTGCCGGTGGGGACGAGAGCGATTGATAACGATACGAAAGAGATTATCGGCGATTTAACTAAAAACGGTGCTAAATTATTAGTAGCGAAAGGCGGTTATCACGGTTTGGGTAATACGCGTTTTAAATCTTCCGTAAATCGCGCCCCTCGTCAAAAAACCATGGGCACGCCGGGTGAGAAACGCGATTTACAACTCGAACTGATGTTGTTAGCTGATGTAGGGATGCTGGGTTTGCCGAATGCGGGTAAATCAACTTTTATCCGTGCGGTTTCGGCTGCAAAACCGAAAGTGGCCGATTACCCGTTCACCACATTGGTGCCGAGTTTAGGGGTTGCCCGCGTTGACGCCAATCGCAGTTTCGTGGTGGCGGATATTCCCGGTTTGATTGAAGGCGCTTCCGAAGGCGCCGGCTTAGGAATTCGTTTCTTAAAACATTTAGAGCGTTGCCGCGTATTGATTCATTTAGTGGATATTGCACCGATTGATGAAAGCGATCCGGCGGACAATATCGGTATTATTGAAAGCGAATTGTTTCAATACAGCGAAAAACTGGCGGATAAGCCGCGTTGGTTGGTATTCAATAAAATCGATACCATAAGCGATGAAGAAGCGGCTGAGCGGGCAAAAGACATTACCGAACGATTGGGCTGGGAAGAGGACTATTACCTTATTTCGGCGGCGACCGGTAAAAATATCCCGCAGTTAATTCGTGACATTATGGATTTCATCGAAGCGAATCCTCGTGAAGTTGAAGAGGAAGAAAAAGCGGCGGAAGAAGTGAAATTCAAATGGGATGACTATCATAACGAACAATTATCCGAACGTGGTTTTGATGACGAAGAAGATTGGGACGATGATTGGTCGGAAGAAGATGACGAAGGTGTCGAGTTCATCTATAAGCCATAG
- the rpmA gene encoding 50S ribosomal protein L27, with the protein MATKKAGGSTRNGRDSEAKRLGVKRFGGESVLAGSIIVRQRGTKFHAGSNVGMGRDHTLFATADGKVKFEVKGEKSRKYVSIVTE; encoded by the coding sequence ATGGCAACTAAAAAAGCTGGTGGTTCAACTCGTAACGGTCGTGATTCTGAAGCTAAACGCCTTGGTGTTAAACGTTTCGGTGGCGAATCCGTGTTAGCAGGTAGCATTATCGTTCGTCAACGTGGTACTAAATTCCATGCCGGTAGCAATGTAGGTATGGGTCGTGACCATACTTTATTTGCAACTGCAGACGGTAAAGTAAAATTTGAAGTGAAAGGCGAAAAAAGCCGTAAATACGTAAGCATCGTTACTGAATAA
- the rimI gene encoding ribosomal protein S18-alanine N-acetyltransferase produces MTEISPIQAEDFDRLFEIEQAAHLVPWSMGTLQNNQGERYLNLKSSVQNHIAGFAICQTVLDEATLFNIAIDPVCQGQGIGKALLSELIKRLREKNVATLWLEVRESNQTAKRLYDRLGFNEVDIRKNYYPTPDGGRENAIVMALYL; encoded by the coding sequence ATGACTGAAATTTCACCAATTCAGGCAGAGGATTTCGATCGCCTGTTTGAAATCGAACAAGCGGCGCATTTAGTGCCATGGTCAATGGGTACGCTGCAAAACAATCAGGGGGAACGCTATCTTAATCTTAAGAGCTCCGTTCAAAATCATATTGCGGGCTTTGCTATATGCCAAACCGTGTTGGATGAGGCGACTTTATTTAATATTGCTATTGACCCCGTTTGTCAGGGGCAAGGAATCGGCAAAGCCCTATTAAGTGAGCTGATTAAGCGGTTACGGGAAAAAAATGTGGCGACTTTGTGGTTGGAAGTACGGGAGTCAAATCAAACGGCTAAACGACTTTATGACCGATTAGGTTTTAATGAAGTGGATATTCGTAAAAATTATTACCCTACACCCGACGGCGGCAGGGAAAATGCCATTGTAATGGCGTTATATTTATAA
- the rfbB gene encoding dTDP-glucose 4,6-dehydratase, which translates to MKILVTGGAGFIGSALIRYIINQRQDEVINLDKLTYAANLDSLETVSLNPRYSFERADICDRAALDRIFADHQPDAVMHLAAESHVDRSIDGAGIFIQTNIVGTYRLLEAARHYWNRLDTERKKTFRFHHISTDEVYGDLADKNALFTEETPYSPSSPYSASKASADHLVRAWHRTYGLPTIVSNCSNNYGPFQFPEKLIPLMILNALEGKPLPVYGKGLQIRDWLFVEDHVRALYKILTEGRVGETYNIGGNNEKSNIEVVKTLCTLLEELVPNKPAGVMKYEDLICYVADRPGHDLRYAIDSSKINRELDWRAEESFESGMRKTLQWYLTNKSWWRRILNGSYHLERLGLNN; encoded by the coding sequence ATGAAAATTTTAGTAACAGGCGGAGCGGGGTTTATCGGTTCCGCATTGATTCGATACATTATTAATCAGCGGCAGGATGAGGTGATTAATCTGGATAAGCTGACTTATGCCGCAAATTTGGATTCCTTAGAGACCGTTTCTTTAAATCCGCGTTATAGTTTTGAACGGGCGGATATTTGTGATCGTGCCGCCTTAGATCGCATTTTTGCCGATCATCAGCCCGATGCAGTCATGCATTTGGCGGCGGAAAGCCATGTGGATCGATCCATTGACGGCGCCGGAATTTTTATTCAAACCAATATTGTCGGCACCTATAGGCTGCTTGAAGCCGCTCGTCATTATTGGAACCGGCTGGATACCGAAAGAAAAAAAACTTTTCGTTTTCATCATATTTCCACCGATGAAGTTTATGGCGATTTAGCCGATAAAAACGCTTTATTTACGGAAGAAACGCCTTATTCGCCTTCAAGCCCTTATTCGGCCTCGAAAGCGTCCGCCGATCATTTAGTGCGGGCGTGGCATCGCACTTATGGTTTGCCGACGATTGTGAGCAATTGCTCAAATAATTACGGCCCGTTTCAGTTTCCGGAAAAACTGATTCCTTTAATGATTTTAAATGCGCTGGAAGGCAAACCTTTACCTGTTTATGGTAAGGGTTTACAAATTCGCGATTGGCTGTTTGTGGAAGATCATGTGCGGGCTTTGTATAAAATACTGACCGAGGGGAGAGTGGGCGAGACTTATAATATTGGCGGCAATAACGAGAAAAGCAATATAGAGGTGGTGAAAACCCTTTGTACTTTATTGGAAGAACTGGTGCCGAATAAACCCGCAGGTGTAATGAAGTATGAAGATCTGATTTGCTATGTTGCCGATCGCCCGGGGCATGATCTTCGTTATGCCATTGATTCAAGCAAAATCAACCGTGAATTAGACTGGCGAGCCGAAGAAAGTTTCGAATCCGGTATGCGGAAAACTTTGCAATGGTATTTGACGAATAAATCTTGGTGGCGGCGCATTTTAAACGGTTCTTATCATTTGGAACGTTTGGGGTTAAATAACTAA
- the mnmC gene encoding bifunctional tRNA (5-methylaminomethyl-2-thiouridine)(34)-methyltransferase MnmD/FAD-dependent 5-carboxymethylaminomethyl-2-thiouridine(34) oxidoreductase MnmC, whose product MLKVTAAHIHFNRDNTPVSEQFDDIYFSTADGLEESRYVFQEGNNLWRRWLQFGENHFVIAETGFGTGLNFLAVTALFREFRTQYPDSPLKRLFFISFEKYPMSCADLRSAHQAYPQFNSLAEQLRQNWLQPIVGCYRFHFEETALDLWFGDIADNLPQLGDYMVNKIDAWFLDGFAPSKNPEMWNENLYKQMFRYTKPAGTFATFTAASAVKKGLESAGFSLQKRKGFGKKRECLQGFKPLNAEQNPVVHTPWLLSRSATLSENTDIAIIGGGISSLFSAISLLQRGANVTLYCEDQQPALNASGNKQGAFYPQLSDDDIHNIRFYIHAFAYGQQQLRWAIQQGIEFEHEFCGVALCAYDEKSAVKLAKISDYDWDTSLYQPLNQQELSEKAGLPLPCGGGFIPQGAWLAPRQFVQNGFAFAQKCGLKLKTFEKITALSQSEKGWILHNDKNEQFHHETVIIANGHKLKQFTQTSRIPVYSVRGQVSQIPTSSQLLKLKSVLCYDGYLTPADQAKQFHCIGASHVRDCEDRDFSLQEQQENQAKIQLNIAEDWTKEVNTADNLARTGIRCAVRDRIPLVGNVPDFERQADEYRNIFNLRRRKQFIPQAAVFENLYLVGALGSRGLTSAPLLGEILASMIYGEPIPLSEDILHCLNPNRSWMRKLLKGTPVK is encoded by the coding sequence ATGTTGAAAGTTACCGCCGCCCATATTCATTTTAATCGGGACAATACGCCCGTTTCGGAGCAATTTGATGATATTTATTTTTCAACCGCAGACGGACTTGAAGAAAGCCGCTATGTTTTTCAGGAAGGCAATAATTTATGGCGACGCTGGTTACAATTCGGCGAAAATCATTTTGTTATCGCGGAAACTGGATTCGGCACCGGATTAAACTTTTTGGCGGTTACCGCATTATTCAGAGAATTCCGGACGCAATATCCCGACAGCCCGTTAAAACGGTTGTTTTTTATTTCATTTGAAAAATATCCGATGAGTTGTGCCGATTTAAGATCGGCTCATCAGGCTTATCCGCAATTTAATTCCCTTGCCGAACAACTGCGACAAAACTGGTTACAACCCATTGTCGGCTGTTATCGTTTTCATTTTGAAGAAACCGCATTGGATCTATGGTTCGGTGATATTGCGGACAATCTGCCCCAACTCGGCGATTACATGGTAAATAAAATAGACGCCTGGTTTTTAGACGGTTTTGCACCGAGCAAAAATCCTGAAATGTGGAACGAGAATTTATATAAACAAATGTTCCGCTATACCAAACCGGCAGGCACGTTCGCTACCTTTACGGCGGCAAGTGCGGTGAAAAAAGGTTTAGAATCTGCCGGTTTCAGCTTGCAGAAAAGAAAGGGGTTCGGCAAAAAACGGGAATGTTTACAGGGCTTCAAACCCTTGAATGCCGAACAAAATCCGGTGGTACATACGCCTTGGTTGCTTTCGCGAAGCGCAACCTTATCTGAAAATACCGATATTGCCATTATCGGCGGCGGAATTTCCTCACTTTTTAGCGCAATTTCGCTGTTGCAGCGGGGTGCAAATGTTACGCTTTATTGCGAAGACCAACAGCCTGCGCTCAACGCTTCGGGCAATAAACAAGGGGCGTTTTATCCTCAATTAAGCGACGACGATATTCATAATATCCGTTTTTATATTCATGCTTTTGCCTACGGGCAACAACAATTACGTTGGGCGATTCAACAAGGCATTGAATTTGAACATGAATTTTGCGGCGTAGCACTTTGCGCTTATGATGAAAAAAGTGCGGTCAAATTAGCGAAAATTTCTGACTACGATTGGGATACCAGTTTATATCAACCTTTAAATCAACAGGAATTAAGCGAAAAAGCGGGGTTGCCATTGCCGTGCGGCGGCGGCTTTATTCCGCAAGGCGCTTGGTTAGCGCCCCGTCAATTTGTACAAAACGGCTTTGCCTTTGCGCAAAAGTGCGGTCTGAAATTAAAAACTTTTGAAAAAATTACCGCACTTTCACAAAGTGAAAAGGGCTGGATTCTGCATAACGATAAAAACGAGCAATTTCATCATGAGACGGTAATTATTGCCAACGGGCATAAACTCAAACAATTCACCCAAACCTCCCGCATTCCCGTTTATTCGGTACGCGGTCAAGTGAGCCAAATTCCCACTTCAAGCCAATTGCTAAAATTAAAATCCGTGCTTTGTTATGACGGTTATCTCACACCGGCGGATCAGGCGAAACAATTTCACTGTATCGGAGCAAGCCATGTGCGGGATTGTGAAGACCGCGATTTCAGCCTGCAGGAACAGCAAGAAAATCAGGCTAAAATTCAGCTGAATATTGCGGAAGACTGGACGAAAGAAGTGAACACCGCCGATAATCTTGCCCGCACCGGCATTCGCTGTGCCGTTCGCGATCGGATTCCGCTGGTCGGCAATGTACCGGACTTTGAGCGGCAAGCGGATGAGTACCGTAACATTTTTAATTTGCGCCGCCGCAAACAGTTTATCCCGCAGGCGGCGGTATTTGAAAATCTCTATTTGGTAGGCGCTTTAGGTTCAAGGGGTTTAACTTCCGCGCCGTTGCTCGGCGAAATTTTGGCGTCTATGATTTATGGAGAACCGATTCCTTTAAGCGAAGATATTCTGCATTGTCTGAATCCGAACCGCAGCTGGATGCGGAAACTATTGAAAGGCACGCCGGTAAAATAA